The Dioscorea cayenensis subsp. rotundata cultivar TDr96_F1 chromosome 19, TDr96_F1_v2_PseudoChromosome.rev07_lg8_w22 25.fasta, whole genome shotgun sequence genome includes a window with the following:
- the LOC120283266 gene encoding uncharacterized protein LOC120283266, producing MARGGAWWRWCSYKRTTFVVCSVNVIVALCVLRSVYLHVFSSSSDPDAISEFKYTDDQIKRVRESIRLRQESEPAELVKLVKKLNGFLQEERLELSLHMKQNLTNEILSRLKGVNNAANVTKQREAVERWRTEKLEAVRKSSFANPIINTSSTVRETKYLEKTLESNLLMLLEDIGLWMPADVVNKDNNNKPENEPELEEEEIIPGRPIPPECHAERHTDYDGAAVRWGLTHHKETAADCCQACLDHAKRAKPGEIKCNIWVYCPSPSGCYSPDIYEHKHQECWLKQAATPRLNFKDKYSESYRNSHPTAPVIVPWISGVVSA from the exons ATGGCAAGGGGAGGTGCGTGGTGGCGGTGGTGCTCCTACAAGCGCACAACCTTCGTAGTGTGCTCAGTGAACGTCATCGTTGCGCTGTGTGTTCTTCGCTCCGTCTACTTGCACGTCTTCTCATCCTCGAGCGATCCAGATGCGATTTCAG AATTTAAATATACTGATGATCAGATTAAGAGAGTCCGAGAGTCAATACGCTTAAGGCAAGAATCAGAACCTGCGGAGCTTGTTAAATTG GTGAAGAAGTTGAATGGATTCTTGCAAGAAGAGAGGCTGGAGTTGTCCTTGCATATGAAGCAGAATCTGACAAATGAAATTCTGAGTCGGTTAAAAGGAGTAAACAATGCTGCCAATGTGACCAAACAAAGAG AAGCAGTAGAACGCTGGCGCACTGAAAAACTTGAAGCAGTTAGAAAGTCGAGTTTTGCAAATCCAATAATCAATACAAGTTCCACTGTCAGAGAAACAA AATATCTGGAAAAGACATTAGAATCCAACTTGCTCATGCTGTTAGAAGATATTGGACTTTGGATGCCAGCTGATGTTGTAAACAAGGATAACAATAACAAACCTGAAAATGAACCAGAGCTAG AAGAGGAAGAAATTATTCCTGGCCGACCGATACCACCTGAATGTCATGCTGAACGTCATACTGATTACGATGGTGCTGCTGTTAGATGGGGACTTACGCACCACAAAGAAACTGCTGCTGACTGTTGTCAGGCATGTCTGGATCACGCCAAAAGAGCAAAACCAGGGGAAATTAAGTGCAACATATGGGTATACTGCCCATCACCATCTGGTTGCTACTCACCTGATATTTATGAACACAAGCATCAAGAGTGCTGGCTGAAACAG GCAGCCACACCAAGATTGAACTTCAAAGACAAGTACTCAGAATCATACAGGAATTCTCATCCAACAGCACCTGTAATTGTCCCTTGGATTTCAGGCGTAGTCAGTGCATGA
- the LOC120283611 gene encoding putative clathrin assembly protein At4g40080, with the protein MVSKLRNIVGALKDKASQTKASLLCTTTTATATATTLTISPNLAVLRATPHNPPFDPPHPHHLSTLLSFGSSPRPAAAALLSSLISRLLSTRNASVALKSLLALHHLFIHGAFILRDQLSTALSRPSGSRHPLHLSSFRDPSSPESWTMSSWVRWFAGVLELLLASPLFTDGDDSISSLPNPDLLSELTSLVELLLETRRSPPFPTWEDNALVREVVRVVAGDSLAAKHAILFRVREVRERLGSLDYADSVELRCLLRRLEDEEVKDKEEELSTPSDLNRGAGDSFWNEIKDVRERIGELVLKKEFDKSRVGRDRVGESDRIHIRFGFVEPSRFGSFRLY; encoded by the coding sequence atggtaagCAAACTAAGAAACATTGTTGGAGCACTAAAAGACAAAGCTTCCCAAACAAAAGCCTCTCTTCTctgcaccaccaccaccgccaccgccaccgccaccacTCTCACCATCTCTCCCAACCTCGCCGTCCTCCGCGCCACCCCTCACAACCCTCCCTTCGACCCACCACACCCTCACCATCTCTCCACTCTCCTCTCCTTCGGCTCCTCTCCCCGTCCCGCCGCCGCCGCTCTCCTCTCCTCCCTCATCTCCCGTCTTCTCTCCACTCGCAACGCCTCCGTCGCCCTCAAATCCCTTCTCGCCCTTCACCACCTCTTCATCCACGGCGCCTTCATCCTCCGCGACCAACTCTCCACCGCCCTCTCCCGCCCTTCCGGATCTCGCCACCCTCTCCATCTCTCCTCCTTTCGTGACCCTTCTTCTCCTGAATCCTGGACCATGTCTTCCTGGGTCCGCTGGTTCGCAGGTGTTCTCGAGCTTCTCCTTGCTTCCCCTCTCTTCACCGATGGCGACGACTCCATTTCATCTCTTCCCAATCCCGATCTCCTCAGTGAACTCACCTCCCTCGTTGAACTCCTTCTCGAGACTCGCCGTTCCCCTCCGTTCCCCACCTGGGAGGACAACGCTCTCGTTCGCGAGGTTGTCCGCGTCGTCGCCGGCGATTCCCTCGCCGCCAAACACGCCATCCTCTTCCGAGTCAGAGAGGTCCGAGAGCGACTCGGTTCACTGGATTACGCTGACTCGGTCGAGTTGCGTTGCTTGTTGAGAAGGTTAGAAGATGAGGAGGTTAAAGATAAGGAGGAGGAGCTCTCAACACCGTCTGATCTTAATCGTGGGGCTGGAGATTCGTTTTGGAATGAGATCAAGGATGTTAGAGAGAGGATTGGTGAGTTGGTACTGAAGAAAGAGTTCGACAAAAGCCGAGTGGGACGAGACCGCGTTGGCGAGTCGGATCGGATCCATATCCGGTTCGGGTTTGTTGAACCGTCCCGGTTTGGCTCGTTTAGGTTGTattaa